The following are from one region of the Nicotiana tabacum cultivar K326 chromosome 3, ASM71507v2, whole genome shotgun sequence genome:
- the LOC107799981 gene encoding uncharacterized protein LOC107799981, with translation MAGQVYKDKATLKEVMEHYAISQRFQFRVDRSNAVSYRLLCMLEDCEWRFKASSINKSELFKVREFIDKYTCPLKDKVYEQRQASSNLIGGMIRPKLTNHKRKYTPKNIIDDVKSDLGVDVCYMLAWRAKEKAINFLRGEPADSYKELPGYLYTMDMTYPGSHIRMGFDHCRAIVVVYGSHQKLYYTGTFVSANTLDGAGHILPLPYGVIDSENDDAWSWFFEQFKIAYGDRKNMCIVSDGNGSIIKSVSRVYPDAEFDSLMEKVEKVDIRVKEYLELAGYEKWARLYALVNRGRTMTSNIAGSINAALVVPSTEYLHTVNDEGRHCTVCLLERKYVCGRFQVDELPCPHAWAKLKSKFLMLEDYCSDYYKPNSVVMTYNVPVYSIPDRNEWNIPAHIAKEVILLPKWKRPPGRPKKKRDKLFSELLQPKNQHSCSICGQGEHIRERVEMLHVELS, from the exons ATGGCTGGACAAGTATATAAGGATAAGGCTACATTAAAAGAGGTGATGGAGCATTATGCTATATCGCAAAGGTTTCAATTCCGGGTTGATAGGTCTAATGCTGTCAG CTATAGATTATTATGTATGTTAGAAGATTGTGAATGGAGGTTTAAGGCTTCGAGCATTAACAAATCAGAACTATTCAAAGTGAGAGAGTTCATTGATAAGTATACATGTCCGTTGAAGGACAAGGTGTATGAGCAACGACAGGCAAGTAGCAACCTTATAGGTGGTATGATTAGGCCCAAGCTTACTAATCATAAGAGGAAATACACTCCaaagaatattattgatgatgtgaaatCAGATTTAGGTGTAGATGTTTGCTACATGTTGGCGTGGCGGGCTAAAGAAAAGGCAATAAATTTTTTGAGAGGTGAACCGGCTGATTCATACAAAGAATTACCAGGATACTTATATACAATGGATATGACATATCCTGGTTCACACATTAGAATg GGGTTTGATCATTGTAGAGCCATTGTGGTTGTgtatggaagtcaccaaaaacttTACTACACCGGGACATTCGTCTCGGCCAACACATTGGATGGTGCAG GTCATATATTGCCACTACCATATGGTGTTATTGATTCAGAGAACGATGATGCTTGGTCgtggttctttgagcaattcaagatagCATACGGTGACAGGAAAAACATGTGCATCGTTTCAGATGGAAATGGGAGTATCATTAAATCTGTATCGAGAGTGTATCCAGAT GCTGAATTTGACAGTCTAATGGAGAAGGTGGAGAAGGTAGATATTAGAGTGAAAGAATACTTGGAGTTAGCTGGATACGAAAAGTGGGCTAGGTTGTATGCACTTGTTAATAGGGGAAGGACCATGACGTCAAATATTGCTGGGTCAATCAATGCTGCACTA GTGGTACCATCGACTGAATACTTACATACGGTTAACGATGAAGGGAGGCATTGCACTGTCTGCCTGTTAGAGAGAAAATACGTTTGTGGGAGGTTCCAAGTTGATGAATTACCATGCCCACATGCTTGGGCTAAATTGAAGAGCAAGTTTCTAATGCTAGAAGATTATTGCTCTGACTATTACAAACCAAATTCTGTTGTAATGACATACAATGTGCCTGTGTACTCGATACCGGACCGAAATGAATGGAATATACCAGCACATATTGCAAAGGAAGTTATATTACTACCCAAATGGAAAAGACCTCCTGGAAGGCCAAAGAAGAAGCGCGATAAGCTTTTCAGTGAATTGTTGCAGCCGAAaaatcaacattcatgtagcataTGTGGGCAGGGAGAACATATAAGAGAACGTGTAGAAATGCTCCACGTAGAACTTAGTTAA